CGCCACCCCGTTGGCCGCGGCCATGCGCAGGATGACCTGGATCGCCTGGCGGTTGTAGTAGCGCCCGTCACCGCCGAGCACCAGGGTGCCACCGGCCAGCGTTTCCTGGGTGTCGAACACCGATTGCACGAAGTTCTCCAGGTAGCGCGGCTGCTGGAAGGCGGTCACACGCTTGCGCAGGCCCGAGGTGCCGGGCTTCTGGTCGTCGAAGGGGTTGGTGCGGATCTCCTGGATGTTCATGGGTCTTCCGTGGATTGATGAGGATGGCGCTATTTCAGCACAGACCGTGCTTTCGTGGTGGCTTGCTGGAGGCCTGTTCCCGGGCCGGATGTTCGCGACGAGGACGTCGCTCCTACCTGTGGGAGGCCCGTCCCCGGGCCGAGGGTTCGCGGCGAGGACGTCGCTCCTGCCTGTAAGCAGCCCGTCCCTGGGGCAAACTGTCATTCACCCGGCAACTGGGTTAGAATTTTTATTCCCAACACAAGAAAAACAGGGGGATTCCATGACCCACTACTGACCCACTACTGACCCACTACTGACCCACTACTGACCCACTACTGACCCACTACTGACCCACTACTGGTGCCGCGTCCGTTTTGATCACCGCGACTGGCTCGCGCAACCCGAAGGCGACCGCCTGCGCCTGTTTCGCGGTGAGCTGTTCGGCCCGACCAAGGACCTCGGCCGCACGGTCGACCGCTCCGAGGTCGCCTGCCTGCCGCCGGTCCAGCCCCGCCAGTTCCTCGACCTGTGGAACAACTTCCACGAACGCATGGCCGCCGAGGGCACGCGGATGCCGTCCTTTCCCCTGTATTTCGTCAAGCTGCCCGGCAGCCTCTCGGCGCATGAGGAACCGATCACACCCCCGCCGGGGTCCACCGGCAAGGTCAAGTTCGAGGCCGAGCTGGGCATCGTCATCGGCAAGCGCTGCTTCCGGCCGGCGCGCGAAGAGATCGACCAGGTCATCTTCGGCTACACCTGCGTCAACGACGTGACCGCTCCCGAGCCCCTGTTCGAGGACCCGGCCTTCGGCCAGTGGTGCCGTGCCAAGAGCTTTCCCGGCTTCGGCCCGATCGGACCCTTCGTCGCCACCGGCATCGAACCCGACACGCTGCGCGTGCGCGCCGTGCTGGATGGCGAGACCCTGCAGGACTACCCGGTGACCGACATGATCTTCTCGCCCCGCGAGATCGTCTATCGCATCGCGCGCGAGATCCCTCTCTACCCGGGCGACCTGATCGCCTGCGGCACCTCGCTCGGCGCAGCGGTGATGCAGCCCGGCCAGACCATCGAGGTCGCCATCGACGACATCGGCACCCTGCGCAACCGCTTCGCCAGCTGAGTCACCAGGGGCGCTCCATCCCCACCTGCTGCATGATCTCGATCGCCAGTTCCTCGATCGAGAGATTGGTGCTGTCGATGAAGGGGATGCGCTCGGCCCGGTAGAGCGCCTCGGCGGCACTCAGCTCGCGCCGGCATTGGGCCAGGCTGGCGTAGGTCGAGCCGGGCCGGCGCTCCTCGCGGATCTGGTGCAGGCGTTCCGGCGAAATGATCAGGCCATACAGACGCTCGCGGTGCGGCCGCAAGGGCTCGGGCAGGCGCCCCTCGAGAAAATCGTCTTCGGTGAGCGGAAAGTTGGCGGCCCTCACCTTGTACTGCATGGCCAGGTACAGGCAGGTCGGCGTCTTGCCGCAGCGCGAGACCCCGACCAGGATCAGGTCGGCCTCCTCCAGCCCGCGCAGGCGCGCCCCGTCGTCGTAGGCCAGCGCAAAGTTCACCGCCTCCACGCGCTGGTCGTAGTCCTTGTAGTCGGCGATGCCGTGCGCCAGTCCCACGTGCTCGATGCTCGGCTGGTGCAAAGCCTCGCTGAGCGCGGGCAGGAACAGGTCGAAGATGTCGAACACCCGGCCACGCGAGCGCTTGAGGCGCGCTCGCAGGTCCAGGTCCACCAGACTGGAATACACCAACGGCGGCCGACCGTCGGCCTCGGCGGCCGCGTCGATCTCGGCCTCTACCCGTGCGATCTTGTCCGCATCGTCGCAGAAGGGCCGCACCACGCGTTGCACCGGCGCCTGGTCGAACTGCGTCAGCAGGGTGCGAACCAGGCTCTCGACGGTGATCCCGGTACGGTCGGAGACCAGGAACAGGGTGCTGTGCTCGGGCATGGTGAGATCTCCAGGGGTTTTACCTTTTTCGTATTCTGCGACAATCACGCCATGCAAGACACTGATCTCGACACCCTGCGCCAGCGCCTGGCCGCGCGGCTGCGCCAACATCTGGACCCGGCCTTCGTGCTGGTTCGCGAGGAAGAACGTCGTCCCTACGAGTGCGACGGCCTGTCCGCCTACCGGCATCTGCCGCTGCTCGTGGCGCTGCCGGGCGATATCGAACAGGTGCAGGCGGTGATGCGCATCTGCCACGAGGAGAAGGTGCCCGTCATCGCGCGCGGCGCCGGTACCGGACTGTCCGGCGGCGCCCTGCCGCGCGAGGATGCCGTGCTGCTCGGCCTGTCGCGACTCAATCGTATCCTCGAGGTCGATCCGGACAATCTCTGTGCCCGCGTGCAGCCCGGTGTGCGCAATCTCGCCATCAGCGAAGCGGTGCGTCCGTACGGCCTCTACTACGCGCCCGATCCTTCCTCGCAGATCGCCTGCACCATCGGCGGCAATGTGGCCGAGAACGCCGGCGGCGTGCACTGCCTGAAATACGGGCTCACGGTGAACAACCTGCTGGCGCTGGAGATCGTCACCGTCGAGGGCGAACGCCTGCGTATCGGCGGCAGCGGACTGGACAGCCCCGGCTACGACCTGCTCGCCCTGCTCACCGGCTCGGAGGGCATGCTCGGCATCGTGGTCGAAGTGACCGTAAAGTTGCTGCCCATTCCCCAGCGCGCCCAGGTGGCGCTGGCCGCCTTCGACGACGTGGAACAGGCCGGCCAGGCGGTGGCTGACCTGATCGCCGAGGGCATCCTGCCGGCCGGGCTGGAGATGATGGGCCAGGCCTCGCTGCGCGCCGCCGAGGACTTCGTGCACGCCGGCTACCCGACCGATGCGGCCGCCTTCCCCGCGGCCGGCCGCATCTCGCCCGACTATTACTGCATGGACGGCACCATCCCGCGCAAGCACCTGGCGCGGGTGCTGCGCGAGATCGCCGCCCTGTCCGAGGAATATGGCCTGCGCGCGGCCAACGTCTTCCACGCCGGGGACGGCAATCTGCACCCGCTGATCCTCTACGATGGCAACGCGCCGGGTGAACTCGAACGCGCCGAGGAATTCGGCGGCAAGATCCTCGAACTGTGCGTGGAGGTCGGCGGCACCATCACCGGCGAACACGGCGTGGGGATGGAGAAGATCAACCAGATGTGCGCCCAGTTCCCGCCCGAGGAGCTGCAGCTGTTCCATGCCATCAAGGCCGCCTTCGATCCGCACAGCCTGCTCAACCCGGGCAAGGCCATCCCCACCCTCAATCGCTGCGCGGAGTTCGGCGCCATGCACGTCAAGGCCGGCGACCTGCGCTTTCCGCACCTGGAGCGCTTCTGATGACAGACGACCTGACCGACGCGCTGCGCGAGCAGGTGCGCGAGGCCGGGCACGCCGGCACCGCCCTGCGCATCCGCGGCCACGACAGCAAGGCCTTCTACGGCGAACCCGTGGACGGCGAGCCCCTGGACCTGTCGGCACACCGCGGCATCGTGGACTACGAGCCGACCGAGCTGGTGCTCACCGCGCGTGCCGGCACCCCGCTGGCCGAGATCGAGGCCCTGCTCGCCGAAAAGGGCCAGGTGCTGGCCTTCGAGGCGCCGCGCTTCGATGGCCGTGGCACCCTCGGCGGTGCGGTCGCCAGCGGCCTGGCTGGCCCGCGTCGACCCTGGGGCGGCGCGCCACGCGACCTGGTACTGGGCGTGCGCCTGCTCGACGGCCGCGGCCAGGTGCTCCGCTTCGGCGGGCAGGTGATGAAGAATGTCGCGGGCTACGATGTCTCGCGCCTGATGGCCGGCAGCCTGGGCACCCTGGGGGTGCTGCTCGAGATCTCGCTCAAGGTGCTGCCCGCACCGGTCGAAACCCGTACCCTGCTGCTGGAGCTGCCGCGCGAAGCCGCGCTGGCACGCCTGCGTGAACTTGCCCGCCAACCCTGCCCGCTGAGCGGCGCCTGTCATCTCGACGGCCGCCTGTACCTGCGCCTGTACCTGCGCCTGTCCGGCGCCCTCGCCAGCGTGGACGCCTGGGCGCGGCGCATCGGTGGCGAGGTACTGGCACCGGGCAACACCTTCTGGGAACGCCTGCGCGACCAGCGGCTCGACTTCTTCGAGCGCCAGGGACAGACCCTCTGGCGCCTGTCGCTGGCACCCGCCACGCCACGCCTGGCCTGCGAGCGCGACAGCCTGCTCGACTGGGCGGGCGCCCAGCGCTAGGTGTTCACCGACCACCCGGCCGAGGCGATTCGTGAACAGGTCGCGGCGTACGACGGCCATGCCGAGATCTTCCGCCGCGGCGAGGGCGAGACCGCCCCCTTCCAGGTGCTCTCGCCGAGCCTGGTCATGCTGCACCGGCGGATCAAGGAACGTTTCGACCCGGCCGGCATCCTCAACCCCGGGCGGCTGGGTAGCGTCTGCTAGCGGCCTGTCGGACTTGACCGTTCGAAACGAAAATTCGCGGGAGCGGATCAAATGAGCTTGTTCGAGTGAGGAAAATAGCCGGCCTATTTGACGAATTCGACAAGCTCAGTTGATCGCTATCCGCGGATTTGCAGCCGGACAGCGTCAAGTCCGACAGGCTGCTAGAATCCCGCCGTCTCGACAACTCACCAGAATACCAGGAGTCCACCGTGTCAGCAGAAGAACGTCAGGTAGATGTCGCCATCATCGGGCTGGGCAGCGCCGGCCTCTACACCCTGGGCAAGGTCCGTCCCACCGGCAAGTCGGTGGTGGTCATCGACGGCGGCGAGCTGGGCACTACCTGCGCCCGCGTCGGCTGCATGCCCTCGAAGGCCATCATCCAGGTCGCCGAGGACTTCCACCGCCGCGAACTGTATTCGCGCCTCGGCATCGAGGGGGGCGAGCACCTGCGGGTCGATCTGCCCGAGGTCATGGAATACGTGCGCGACCTGCGTGACACCTTCGTGGACCGGGTGCTGTCGAACAGCTCCGACAACTTCCCGGAAGGACTGCTGATCGAGCAGTACGCGCATTTCGTCGAACCCGACCTGCTGGAGACCGACGACGGCCAGCGTATCCGCGCCGGTGCCATCGTGATCGCCACCGGCTCGCGTCCCATCGTGCCCGAGGCCTGGGCGGAGTTCGCCGACGACATCATCACCACCGACAACTTCTTCGAGCAGGAGACCCTGCCGTCGTCCTGCGCGGTGATCGGCCTGGGCGTGATCGGCCTGGAGCTGGGCCAGGCCATGCAGCGACTGGGCGTGGAGGTGACCGGCATCGACATGGCGCAGACCGTCGGCGGCCTCAGCGACCCCGAGGTGGCGAAACAGGCCATCGAGATCGTCGGCAAGCAGATGCCCCTGTGGCTGGGCACGCCGGCCGAGCTGTCGCGCGCCGAAGACGGACGCATCCGCGTCACCGCGGGCGAACGCAGCGTGGTGGTGGACAAGGTGTTCGCCTGCCTCGGTCGCCAGCCCAACGTGGATCGCCTGAACCTGGCGGCGGCCGGCATCCCGGTGGACGAGCGCGGGGTGCCGGTGTTCGACCGGCATACCATGCAGGTCGGCGACCTGCCGATCTTCATCGCCGGCGACGCCGATGCCGAGCGGCCACTGCTGCACGAGGCCGGCGACGAGGGCCGCATCGCGGGCCACAACGCGGCCCACGAGGGCATCACCGCCTTCCGCCGCAAGACGCCGCTGAACATCGTATTCTCCGACCCCAACATCGTGCAGGTGGGTGCGCGTTTCAGCGAACTCGATCCCGAGACCACCGCAATCGGCCAGATGGCCGTCCCGCCGGTGGGGCGCGCGCTCATCCTGGCCAACAACCGCGGCCTGATCCGCGTCTACGCCGACAAGTCCAGCGGGCGCATGCTGGGCGCGGAGATGATCTGCGTACGCGGCGAACACCTGGGCCACCTGCTGGCCTGGTGCATCCAGAAAGAGATGACCGTGGGTGAGATGCTGCAGATGCCCTTCTATCACCCGGTGATGGAAGAGGCCCTGCAGGCCGCGCTGTACGACCTGTATCACAAGGTGGAAGCGAAGAACGACACCCCGGTCCCCGAGCTGCAACCCCTGTAATCCCGAGGGGGGAATGTTCGCCCCGGGGACGGGCCTCCTACATCATCCGTGGGAGCGGCGTCCCCGCCGCGAACATTCGGCTCACAACGGCCAGCGCTGCTCCACCGCGATCACCATGCGCACCAGCTCGGCCAGCGAGCGGGCGTGCATCTTTTCCATCACCCGCGCACGATGCGCCTCGATGGTCTTGGCCGACACCCCCAGGGCGTTGGCGATCTCCTTGTTGGAGCGCCCGTCGGTGACCATCTTCATCACCTCCAGCTCGCGCGGGGTGAGATGCTCCACCCGCTCGGCGTATTCCGCCACCTGGGCGCTGGTGACCCGGCGTTCCTCTTCCTTGGCCAGGGCGTGACGGATGGCGTCCAGCAGGGTCTCGTCATTGAAGGGCTTCTCGATGAAGTCCACTGCGCCGGCCTTCATGGCGCGCACTGCCATGGGGACATCGCCATGCCCGGTGATGATGATGGTCGGCGGCATCATCTGTTCCCTTTCCAGGTACTCGAGCAGGTCTAGCCCGCTCATGCCTGGCATGCGCACATCCAGCAGCAGGCAGCCGAAGCGCCCGGGGTAGTGGTCGCGCAGAAAGGCGTCGGCCGAGTCGAAGCTCTCGACCCGCATGCCCACCGATTCGATGAGCCATTTGAGCGAGGAACGCATGGCCTCGTCGTCGTCCACGACCCATACCACGGGTTCGGCGCGCACTGTGCTGTTCATGATGCGAGACTCTCCGGCGTGTCCACGAACAGGGGTAATTCGATGGTGAAGGTGCTGCCCTCGCCCGGGCAGGATTCGGCAAGGATCTTACCATGGTGATCCTCGATGATCGTCTGGGTGATGGCCAGCCCCATGCCCATTCCGGTCTCCTTGGTGGTGAAGAAGGCATCGAACAGGTGCTCCATGTCCTCCGGTGCAATGCCGGTGCCCCTGTCGCGCACCGCGACCCGGGCAGTGCCTGAAGATCCGAGGGTGGTGCGGATCACCAGCCTGCGCTCCAGCGGGGCCACCGACTTCATGGCATCCAGCGCATTGCGCACCAGGTTGATCAGCGCCTGCTCGATCTGTACCGAGTCCACGTACACCATCAAGGGCCCCGGGTGCAGGCGCGTCTCCACGGTGAGCTGCTGCTTGCGCAGATCGTGCACCAGCAAGGCGCAGACCTCGGTCACCAGGTGATTGAGATCGACCTCGCGGCGTACCCGGTACTGGCGGGTGACCAGGCTGCGCAAGCGCTTGATGATCTCGGCCGCGCGATTGGCCTGGCTGGCGATCTGCGACAGCGCCGAGAGCAGCTCCTCCTTGCCTCCCACGTCCAGGCGCAACCGCCGCGCGCAGCCGTTGGCAAAATTGGCGATCGCCGACAGGGGCTGGTTCAGTTCGTGGGCAATGCCGGTGGACATCTCACCCATGGTGCTCAAGCGCGCCACGTGCACCAGCTCGTCCTGGCGCTGCTGCAGGGCGTCTTCGGCGCGGCGCTGGGCGGTGATGTCGCGGGCGTAGATGTTGACATAACCCAGGCCGGTGACAGGCGTGAGCAGCAAGGAATAGATGCCCTGCTCGGTGACGATCTCGGTCTCCTGGGTGCGCCCGGTCGCCAGCACCCGTTCGACCTGCTCGCGCCAGTACACGGGCAGGGTCTGCAGGGGTCGGCACTGCCAGTAGTCGAGCAGGGCCTCGCTGGGGGCATTGGCATAGGTGATGACCCCGCGACTGTTGACCCGCAGGATGGGGATGGGGCTCTCTTCTGGAAAGGCCGCCAGGGCGCGGATCTCGGCCTCGCGCTGCTTGCGCTCGGAGATGTCGCGCAGATACACGGTGAACAGCAGGCGCTGGTCCAGCTCGATCGGCTTGATGACCACCTCCGTGGCGCGCCGTTCTTCCTCGCCATCGACCGTGGTCAGCTCGACCTGGATGGAAGAGCTGATCTGCTCGGGCGACTCGCGCAGGCGCATGATGAGGCACTGGAAATACTGCCCCGAGGGCTCGTCGAACACCAGGCTGGCCAGCTGACGCCCGCTGGCCTGCTCCAGGGTGCGCCCGAACACCTGCTGGGCGGTGGGGTTGAAATCGATGATCTTGCCATCGGCATCCACCGTGACGATGGCGTCCACCGAAGCCTCCATGACGCCGATACGCAGGGCCTCGAGCTGGCGCAGTTCGTGCTCGTGCCGCGAGCGGGTCTCCTCGCGCGCCTTGAGTACCAGTTCGATCACGTCGTGAATGCGGTCCTCGAGCTGGATCAAGCGGTTGCCCGAACGGTTCAGCGGTGCCAGTCGTCCGCCCAGCGCACGTTGCGCGAAGTCCTGGAGCCTCCGCAAGGAGTGATTGATCCGGCTCGACAGGAAGACGAACAGCAACACGAACAGGCCGACGATGACCGCCGCCCCGATGGCACGCTGGCGCCGTTCCAGGTCGAGAATGGCCTGCCCGGTCTCGCGGTACAGGGCGCGCGGCACCAGGGTGCCAAACAGCATGTTGAGATCGGAATCGTCGTAATCGAAGAAGGACTGGGTGGTCAGCACATAGTCCGGGCGCAGGGCGTCCACCGGGGTGCCGGCCTCGACCTCCAGCGGGTTGCTGCTCGAGAGGATGACCTGGGCATCGGCATCCATCACCGCGGTAATGGCACGTTCCGAGACCGCGGACTGCTGCGAGGCCGCCAGGAAGGCGCTGTCCAGCGGCACCAGCAGCACCAGCGATCCGTTGACGACGTGCTCGGCGTCCTGGATGGGTTCGGACACCACCAGGTAGGGTTCGCCATCGACCAGGGTGAGCAGGGCGCGCTGTTCGCTGGTCGCCAGGTAGTTCGCCGACTCGTAGCTGAACGCCTGCGGCAGCGGCTGCTCGGTGGCGAAATAGGCCTCGCGCACCCG
The sequence above is a segment of the endosymbiont of unidentified scaly snail isolate Monju genome. Coding sequences within it:
- a CDS encoding fumarylacetoacetate hydrolase family protein — translated: MAAEGTRMPSFPLYFVKLPGSLSAHEEPITPPPGSTGKVKFEAELGIVIGKRCFRPAREEIDQVIFGYTCVNDVTAPEPLFEDPAFGQWCRAKSFPGFGPIGPFVATGIEPDTLRVRAVLDGETLQDYPVTDMIFSPREIVYRIAREIPLYPGDLIACGTSLGAAVMQPGQTIEVAIDDIGTLRNRFAS
- a CDS encoding pyruvate, water dikinase regulatory protein; translation: MPEHSTLFLVSDRTGITVESLVRTLLTQFDQAPVQRVVRPFCDDADKIARVEAEIDAAAEADGRPPLVYSSLVDLDLRARLKRSRGRVFDIFDLFLPALSEALHQPSIEHVGLAHGIADYKDYDQRVEAVNFALAYDDGARLRGLEEADLILVGVSRCGKTPTCLYLAMQYKVRAANFPLTEDDFLEGRLPEPLRPHRERLYGLIISPERLHQIREERRPGSTYASLAQCRRELSAAEALYRAERIPFIDSTNLSIEELAIEIMQQVGMERPW
- a CDS encoding FAD-linked oxidase C-terminal domain-containing protein, which translates into the protein MQDTDLDTLRQRLAARLRQHLDPAFVLVREEERRPYECDGLSAYRHLPLLVALPGDIEQVQAVMRICHEEKVPVIARGAGTGLSGGALPREDAVLLGLSRLNRILEVDPDNLCARVQPGVRNLAISEAVRPYGLYYAPDPSSQIACTIGGNVAENAGGVHCLKYGLTVNNLLALEIVTVEGERLRIGGSGLDSPGYDLLALLTGSEGMLGIVVEVTVKLLPIPQRAQVALAAFDDVEQAGQAVADLIAEGILPAGLEMMGQASLRAAEDFVHAGYPTDAAAFPAAGRISPDYYCMDGTIPRKHLARVLREIAALSEEYGLRAANVFHAGDGNLHPLILYDGNAPGELERAEEFGGKILELCVEVGGTITGEHGVGMEKINQMCAQFPPEELQLFHAIKAAFDPHSLLNPGKAIPTLNRCAEFGAMHVKAGDLRFPHLERF
- the glcE gene encoding glycolate oxidase subunit GlcE; protein product: MTDDLTDALREQVREAGHAGTALRIRGHDSKAFYGEPVDGEPLDLSAHRGIVDYEPTELVLTARAGTPLAEIEALLAEKGQVLAFEAPRFDGRGTLGGAVASGLAGPRRPWGGAPRDLVLGVRLLDGRGQVLRFGGQVMKNVAGYDVSRLMAGSLGTLGVLLEISLKVLPAPVETRTLLLELPREAALARLRELARQPCPLSGACHLDGRLYLRLYLRLSGALASVDAWARRIGGEVLAPGNTFWERLRDQRLDFFERQGQTLWRLSLAPATPRLACERDSLLDWAGAQR
- a CDS encoding FAD-linked oxidase C-terminal domain-containing protein; translation: MFTDHPAEAIREQVAAYDGHAEIFRRGEGETAPFQVLSPSLVMLHRRIKERFDPAGILNPGRLGSVC
- a CDS encoding dihydrolipoyl dehydrogenase: MSAEERQVDVAIIGLGSAGLYTLGKVRPTGKSVVVIDGGELGTTCARVGCMPSKAIIQVAEDFHRRELYSRLGIEGGEHLRVDLPEVMEYVRDLRDTFVDRVLSNSSDNFPEGLLIEQYAHFVEPDLLETDDGQRIRAGAIVIATGSRPIVPEAWAEFADDIITTDNFFEQETLPSSCAVIGLGVIGLELGQAMQRLGVEVTGIDMAQTVGGLSDPEVAKQAIEIVGKQMPLWLGTPAELSRAEDGRIRVTAGERSVVVDKVFACLGRQPNVDRLNLAAAGIPVDERGVPVFDRHTMQVGDLPIFIAGDADAERPLLHEAGDEGRIAGHNAAHEGITAFRRKTPLNIVFSDPNIVQVGARFSELDPETTAIGQMAVPPVGRALILANNRGLIRVYADKSSGRMLGAEMICVRGEHLGHLLAWCIQKEMTVGEMLQMPFYHPVMEEALQAALYDLYHKVEAKNDTPVPELQPL
- a CDS encoding response regulator transcription factor — encoded protein: MNSTVRAEPVVWVVDDDEAMRSSLKWLIESVGMRVESFDSADAFLRDHYPGRFGCLLLDVRMPGMSGLDLLEYLEREQMMPPTIIITGHGDVPMAVRAMKAGAVDFIEKPFNDETLLDAIRHALAKEEERRVTSAQVAEYAERVEHLTPRELEVMKMVTDGRSNKEIANALGVSAKTIEAHRARVMEKMHARSLAELVRMVIAVEQRWPL
- a CDS encoding ATP-binding protein, translating into MPAKDKSRWRGFWRRIPLPAAALVLGLAVGVLAWVVIDRQQSAALSEIFEGVLDNQLHQLARESLIRFEEHRRSYVFLARLLANHRRMAAYLDSLVSPDQQGVRRVYHGHRPPWLPRERIISDVAQPSHMLLMDTKGRVREAYFATEQPLPQAFSYESANYLATSEQRALLTLVDGEPYLVVSEPIQDAEHVVNGSLVLLVPLDSAFLAASQQSAVSERAITAVMDADAQVILSSSNPLEVEAGTPVDALRPDYVLTTQSFFDYDDSDLNMLFGTLVPRALYRETGQAILDLERRQRAIGAAVIVGLFVLLFVFLSSRINHSLRRLQDFAQRALGGRLAPLNRSGNRLIQLEDRIHDVIELVLKAREETRSRHEHELRQLEALRIGVMEASVDAIVTVDADGKIIDFNPTAQQVFGRTLEQASGRQLASLVFDEPSGQYFQCLIMRLRESPEQISSSIQVELTTVDGEEERRATEVVIKPIELDQRLLFTVYLRDISERKQREAEIRALAAFPEESPIPILRVNSRGVITYANAPSEALLDYWQCRPLQTLPVYWREQVERVLATGRTQETEIVTEQGIYSLLLTPVTGLGYVNIYARDITAQRRAEDALQQRQDELVHVARLSTMGEMSTGIAHELNQPLSAIANFANGCARRLRLDVGGKEELLSALSQIASQANRAAEIIKRLRSLVTRQYRVRREVDLNHLVTEVCALLVHDLRKQQLTVETRLHPGPLMVYVDSVQIEQALINLVRNALDAMKSVAPLERRLVIRTTLGSSGTARVAVRDRGTGIAPEDMEHLFDAFFTTKETGMGMGLAITQTIIEDHHGKILAESCPGEGSTFTIELPLFVDTPESLAS